The following coding sequences lie in one Aspergillus luchuensis IFO 4308 DNA, chromosome 8, nearly complete sequence genomic window:
- a CDS encoding putative C6 transcription factor (COG:K;~EggNog:ENOG410PWBZ;~InterPro:IPR036864,IPR001138;~PFAM:PF00172;~go_function: GO:0000981 - DNA-binding transcription factor activity, RNA polymerase II-specific [Evidence IEA];~go_function: GO:0008270 - zinc ion binding [Evidence IEA];~go_process: GO:0006355 - regulation of transcription, DNA-templated [Evidence IEA]) — protein MRHRLTKRACDECISRKVKCSGAWPCDTCQSAPKKVNCTYLKPARRRGPKVRRYTGEQGEERLTTGPLIPPHVDSRDEEISRVEAERPASTIIPTEELVSVVRSYQQASYSVWPVVDAEVLLEKLEHGTPNVGTLCLTMALCAATMAQLQLAPTSIDSTMMAAECMRMREAHLDLRSVLVSFFLHVYHAKINKRDSAMLFIREAVYGARLLKLDEGVGRHDTELDADVVANKEIVFLLLWVSERGYSLHLGLEPSYTTPIHLPDEVDVGNNADVKGLLELGRLFATFDGFSSRRSSNARDKPAMTADCLAETEAVLSMLSFGRGDRPSTRTADYCITKEWMRTIIWQEALSRHLLSSKSGARLMTFRFPAVVSRDLLMSLQSFTESDLLPLGRDQLLKCFEIANSLADTVLLTPCVPTCSDFQMRPHDFLHALYQKLLPFLEQDFMLKSILHSKTAEALVKAPARILRMDYNPWSFDHDGEYAHSTGKHVDSPEEDADSQWILYG, from the exons ATGCGCCATCGACTCACAAAGCGTGCATGCGATGAGTGTATCTCCCGCAAGGTCAAGTGCAGCGGTGCCTGGCCTTGCGATACCTGCCAGAGTGCCCCTAAGAAAGTCAACTGCACTTACCTGAAGCCTGCACGGAGAAGGGGACCAAAGGTAAGGAGATATACTGGTGAGCAGGGAGAAGAGCGCCTGACAACCGGTCCTCTGATCCCTCCGCATGTTGATTCTCGTGACGAGGAGATATCCCGTGTGGAAGCAGAGCGACCTGCATCGACTATCATCCCAACAGAAGAACTAGTCTCAGTTGTGCGTTCGTATCAGCAGGCTTCTTATAGCGTGTGGCCGGTTGTCGATGCTGAAGTGCTATTGGAGAAGCTTGAACATGGCACACCGAATGTGGGAACCTTGTGTCTGACTATGGCGCTCTGTGCAGCCACCATGGCGCAGCTGCAGCTTGCCCCGACAAGTATTGATAGcacgatgatggcggcggagTGTATGAGGATGCGTGAAGCACATCTCGACTTGAGGAGCGTCTtggtttccttcttcctgcaTGTTTATCATGCCAAGATCAATAAGAGGGACTCGGCTATGTTGTTCATACGAGAGGCTGTGTATGGAGCTCGGCTCCTGAAGCTGGATGAGGGCGTGGGTAGGCATGATACTGAGCTGGATGCAGATGTTGTTGCTAATAAGGAGATCGTGTTTCTCTTGCTCTGGGTTTCTGAAAG GGGCTATTCTTTGCATCTTGGTCTCGAACCCTCGTATACCACTCCTATTCACCTACCGGATGAGGTTGATGTCGGCAATAACGCAGATGTGAAAGGCTTGCTGGAGCTCGGCAGACTCTTTGCCACGTTTGATGGATTTTCGTCTAGGAGAAGCTCCAATGCTAGAGATAAACCGGCAATGACTGCAGATTGTCTGGCAGAGACGGAGGCAGTCTTGTCGATGCTTTCGTTCGGCCGAGGCGACAGACCGTCCACCCGTACTGCTGATTACTGCATCACGAAAGAATGGATGAGGACCATCATCTGGCAGGAAGCTCTGTCTCGGCATCTGCTCTCGTCGAAATCGGGTGCCCGACTTATGACGTTCAGGTTCCCAGCTGTGGTTAGCCGTGACCTCCTGATGTCGTTGCAAAGCTTTACCGAGTCTGACCTGTTGCCATTGGGACGCGACCAG CTGTTGAAGTGTTTCGAGATTGCCAACTCACTCGCGGATACTGTCCTGCTCACGCCGTGTGTCCCGACATGCTCTGACTTTCAAATGCGGCCGCATGATTTTCTGCACGCGTTGTACCAGAAGCTGCTACCTTTCCTAGAGCAAGACTTCATGCTGAAGTCGATACTGCATAGTAAGACGGCCGAGGCTTTGGTTAAAGCCCCTGCGCGCATATTGAGAATGGACTATAACCCTTGGTCATTCGATCACGATGGGGAGTACGCTCATAGCACTGGAAAGCATGTGGACTCTCCTGAGGAGGACGCTGATTCGCAATGGATTCTTTATGGATAG
- a CDS encoding zinc-dependent alcohol dehydrogenase (COG:Q;~EggNog:ENOG410PUZU;~InterPro:IPR013154,IPR013149,IPR002328,IPR036291, IPR011032,IPR020843;~PFAM:PF00107,PF08240,PF13602;~go_function: GO:0008270 - zinc ion binding [Evidence IEA];~go_function: GO:0016491 - oxidoreductase activity [Evidence IEA];~go_process: GO:0055114 - oxidation-reduction process [Evidence IEA]) gives MGAMSLPSDEIPQTQTVALVRELGGSVEFREGYPVPTPGSNEVLAKVLYTGVCQSDLHTKNGTAAGADGNPITKIKLPHVGGHEGVGQIVALGPNCDPDLKVGGLVGIRFASRICRRCEFCLAGTEQYCVKGTNHLHHEDGSFQQYIALDADNLTILPDDIDPKVIGPVLCAGVTAYKAVLNANIRAGNWLVVVGAGGGLGHLAVQYAKAQGALVIGVDAADKRDFVLGLGATEFIDFTSTDPVQRVHDITGLGAHAVVVTAGSAKAFAHACDMLRVGGTLSCVGIPPGRPVLETPICTIVIKGLRITGNLIGSLKECMEAVELVRRGVVKPEIKVRTFKELPEVYEEMEKGDIAGRIVLQVSQ, from the exons ATGGGTGCTATGTCCCTTCCTTCGGATGAAATCCCCCAGACTCAGACGGTGGCTCTCGTTCGAGAACTGGGCGGTAGTGTGGAATTCCGTGAAGGCTATCCCGTTCCTACCCCGGGGTCAAATGAGGTATTAGCGAAGGTGCTCTACACAGGTGTCTGTCAAAGTG ATCTACATACGAAAAACGGAACCGccgctggtgctgatggcAATCCTATCACAAAAATCAAACTCCCGCATGTTGGAGGTCATGAAGGCGTCGGGCAAATTGTGGCTCTGGGCCCCAACTGTGACCCTGACCTGAAGGTCGGCGGACTGGTCGGCATTCGCTTCGCTAGTCGGATTTGTAGGAGATGCGAATTCTGCTTAGCTGGCACGGAACAGTACTGTGTCAAGGGCAcgaaccacctccaccatgaaGACGGCAGCTTCCAGCAGTATATCGCTTTGGATGCCGACAATCTCACTATCCTTCCTGACGATATAGATCCTAAGGTTATCGGGCCGGTGCTGTGTGCTGGAGTCACGGCGTACAAG GCTGTTCTCAATGCGAATATCCGGGCAGGCAACTGGCTCGTCGTTGTaggtgctggaggtggtCTTGGACATCTGGCTG TACAATATGCGAAGGCACAGGGAGCATTGGTGATCGGTGTTGACGCTGCCGACAAACGAGATTTTGTCCTTGGATTGGGAGCTACCGAGTTCATTGACTTCACTTCAACGGATCCGGTGCAGCGGGTCCATGACATTACCGGTCTTGGTGCGCATGCTGTTGTTGTGACAGCGGGAAGTGCCAAAGCCTTCGCCCATGCCTGTGACATGCTGCGGGTTGGAGGCACTCTAAGCTGCGTTGGAATCCCGCCGGGCCGTCCAGTACTGGAAACTCCCATTTGCACGATTGTAATCAAAGGCCTCCGGATTACCGGAAACCTTATCGGCTCACTGAAAGAGTGCATGGAGGCAGTAGAGTTGGTCCGACGTGGGGTTGTCAAACCGGAAATCAAAGTTCGCACGTTCAAGGAGTTGCCTGAGGTGTAcgaagagatggagaagggtgaCATTGCAGGTAGAATTGTCCTTCAAGTTTCGCAGTAG
- a CDS encoding DUF967 domain protein (COG:S;~EggNog:ENOG410PXFY;~InterPro:IPR005624,IPR010371,IPR038084;~PFAM:PF03928), whose translation MEDTPLPPASTDPRDLAALESNPSVLFPSFTSSTAWTLGLALRERILSLPPTQRKPALISITLTGGSEPHVIFQCATEPGTVADNEVWVRRKRNTVLRWGVSSWLMRQKMLSSTGAEASEVEAAFVRKFALTSSGGGGAADEFAIHGGAFPIRVRGVDGIVGVVVVSGLKQEDDHQVVVETIREVIAKM comes from the exons ATGGAAgacactcccctcccccccgcaAGCACCGAC CCCCGCGACCTCGCCGCCCTCGAAtccaacccctccgtcctcttcccctccttcacctccagcaCCGCCTGGACCCTCGGCCTAGCCCTGCGCGAGCGCATTCTATCCCTCCCACCCACACAACGCAAGCCAGCGCTAATCTCCATTACCTTGACGGGGGGCTCCGAACCACACGTTATCTTCCAATGCGCGACCGAGCCTGGCACGGTAGCGGACAACGAGGTGTGGGTGCGACGGAAGCGGAACACAGTGTTGCGATGGGGCGTGTCGAGTTGGTTGATGAGACAGAAGATGTTGAGTTCGACGGGGGCGGAAGCGAGTGAGGTGGAGGCGGCGTTTGTGAGGAAGTTTGCCTTGACGAGTAGCGGCGGTGGAGGCGCGGCGGATGAGTTTGCCATTCATGGGGGTGCGTTTCCCATTCGGGTGAGGGGCGTGGATGGCATTGTgggtgttgtggtggtgagtggGTTGAAGCAGGAGGATGATCAtcaggtggtggtggagacaATCAGGGAGGTTATTGCGAAGATGTAA